The following are from one region of the Coffea eugenioides isolate CCC68of chromosome 2, Ceug_1.0, whole genome shotgun sequence genome:
- the LOC113762573 gene encoding uncharacterized protein LOC113762573, giving the protein MIPACFSSPESNSNSSSPTQMPQNLITCIYQTHLCNSPTHLTLTWSKTLFSHTLTIHAPGFFSITIPLYPSSFPFFRARPGSKSIHLTNSHYKKLKLYWDFTRAKFTQQNSAEPESGFYFAIACNSRMEFFLGDRFDELTRRAESVFSRVRYSDESTLLSRREHVFGRRSYVTQAQVMGSKHEIGIDCGGGVLKVKVDGETRLVVKRLAWKFRGNEKITVGGVEVEFYWDVFNWINKCDIHKNGSAHGVFIFQIGDGGIWPEMVGAEKKLMRKSLSSVVAAAGQSGMSSVSLPPSPSCSSVLQWAEESSDCGRSSCSSTRSSGSAGGFSLLLYAWRKE; this is encoded by the coding sequence ATGATCCCTGCATGTTTCAGCAGCCCAGAATCCAACTCAAACAGCTCGTCACCAACACAAATGCCTCAAAACCTCATTACATGCATTTATCAAACTCACCTGTGCAACTCACCAACCCATCTCACACTCACCTGGTCAAAAACCCTCTTCTCCCATACCCTAACCATCCATGCACCAGGTTTTTTCTCCATAACCATTCCTCTGTACCCATCATCCTTCCCGTTCTTCAGGGCCCGGCCCGGATCTAAATCCATACACTTGACCAACAGCCATTATAAGAAACTGAAGTTGTACTGGGACTTTACTCGGGCCAAGTTCACTCAGCAGAACTCAGCTGAGCCCGAGTCAGGTTTCTACTTTGCAATTGCTTGCAATTCAAGAATGGAGTTCTTTCTTGGTGACCGGTTCGACGAGTTGACTCGGCGGGCCGAGTCGGTCTTTTCCAGAGTCCGGTACTCGGACGAGTCAACTCTGTTGTCTAGGCGAGAGCATGTGTTTGGACGCAGGAGTTATGTGACCCAGGCTCAAGTTATGGGGTCCAAACATGAAATTGGAATAGATTGTGGCGGTGGAGTGCTCAAAGTAAAAGTCGACGGAGAAACAAGGCTAGTGGTCAAAAGGCTAGCTTGGAAATTTAGGGGGAACGAGAAAATTACTGTTGGTGGAGTGGAAGTAGAGTTTTATTGGGATGTGTTTAATTGGATAAATAAGTGTGACATTCACAAAAATGGGAGTGCCCATGGTGTATTCATTTTCCAAATTGGTGATGGTGGAATTTGGCCTGAAATGGTTGGAGCTGAGAAAAAATTAATGAGGAAAAGCTTGTCCTCTGTGGTGGCGGCCGCCGGGCAATCGGGCATGTCATCGGTGTCTTTGCCACCGTCTCCGTCGTGCTCTAGTGTGTTGCAATGGGCTGAGGAGAGTAGTGATTGTGGAAGAAGTTCATGTTCATCTACAAGGTCAAGTGGGAGTGCTGGAGGATTTTCCTTGTTATTGTATGCTTGGAGAAAAGAGTAG
- the LOC113761413 gene encoding uncharacterized protein LOC113761413, giving the protein MSGFGRMKRVTDPLHDKVKARIVPDCFSSGGSDHSADAAAAYDEEDVISPSLSELVYGSLVDDACSDSPADDDSDSERDSSVRYYDSAVNSAEDSMNRIAQKKNADSFEKMLCADVTKAMEVFSGVKSNMPVLLRNVMAFLRKLGYNAAICKTKWESSGGLSSGNYEFIDVLRFHPPNRSTRYIVDLDFATEFEIARPTARYEHAVRSIPRVFIGRSEELKQVLKVMSDAAKRSLKSRGLLLPPWRKHRYMQNKWLGAYKRTTNIAPVFPQPSPLMQKLTVKCRSVGFDVVAVS; this is encoded by the coding sequence ATGTCCGGTTTTGGTAGAATGAAACGAGTCACCGATCCTCTCCACGATAAAGTCAAGGCTAGAATCGTCCCTGACTGTTTCAGCAGCGGCGGAAGTGATCACAGCGCTGATGCCGCCGCCGCCTACGACGAAGAGGATGTCATTTCGCCCAGCCTGTCCGAGCTTGTCTACGGTTCTCTCGTGGATGACGCCTGCAGCGATTCTCCTGCAGATGATGACTCGGATTCCGAGCGCGATTCCTCGGTACGTTATTATGACTCGGCCGTCAACTCCGCCGAAGACTCGATGAATCGCATCGCTCAGAAGAAAAATGCGGACTCCTTTGAAAAGATGCTCTGCGCCGATGTAACCAAGGCGATGGAGGTGTTTTCTGGCGTGAAGTCAAATATGCCGGTGCTTCTGCGGAACGTGATGGCGTTTCTGAGAAAATTAGGATACAATGCTGCTATCTGCAAGACGAAGTGGGAGAGCTCCGGCGGACTAAGTTCCGGTAACTACGAGTTCATTGACGTTCTACGGTTCCACCCGCCGAATCGGAGCACGAGATACATCGTAGACCTAGATTTCGCAACGGAATTCGAGATCGCGAGGCCCACCGCTCGGTACGAGCACGCTGTACGGTCAATACCCAGGGTTTTCATTGGTAGGAGCGAGGAGTTGAAGCAGGTTTTGAAGGTGATGAGCGACGCGGCGAAGCGATCGTTGAAGAGCAGAGGTCTGTTGCTTCCGCCGTGGAGGAAGCACCGGTACATGCAGAACAAGTGGCTTGGCGCGTACAAAAGGACGACTAATATAGCGCCGGTTTTTCCACAGCCGTCGCCGTTGATGCAAAAACTAACCGTTAAGTGCCGTTCTGTTGGCTTTGATGTGGTAGCTGTTAGTTAA
- the LOC113760072 gene encoding uncharacterized protein LOC113760072, whose amino-acid sequence MSVVFVDGPVITKFVNDSGAFTEFVDEHFNKLDADGDGVLSRGELQKRFGRFSSRGFELQSQEEIGNLYNVLFEKFDADQNGTIDREEFRSLMKEIMVAKARGIGNSPVSIILQEDSLLMRAVQHKGPVGDDKN is encoded by the coding sequence atgagtgtaGTTTTCGTAGATGGTCCAGTAATAACAAAATTTGTGAATGACTCAGGTGCATTTACTGAATTTGTCGATGAACATTTTAACAAGCTAGATGCAGATGGTGATGGGGTGCTTTCGCGCGGCGAATTGCAGAAGAGATTTGGGAGGTTTTCATCCAGGGGTTTTGAATTGCAATCCCAAGAAGAGATTGGGAATCTATATAATGTTCTCTTTGAGAAGTTTGATGCTGATCAAAATGGTACAATTGATCGTGAAGAATTTAGGAGTTTGATGAAAGAGATCATGGTTGCTAAGGCTCGTGGCATAGGTAATTCACCAGTTTCAATCATTCTTCAGGAAGATAGCTTGCTCATGAGAGCTGTTCAGCACAAAGGACCTGTTGGAGATGATAAAAATTAG